AACGTAGTTGCTGCGAAACAGTTGCATCCGATTTGGCAAGATGCTCGCTCGGTTCGTCGGCCGTGGATGACACGCCGCCACGTCGAACGGGTCGTTGCGTATTTTGAAGTCATGCCCTCGTAGCTCAGGGGATAGAGCACCGGTTTCCTAAACCGGGTGTCGCAGGTTCGAATCCTGCCGAGGGTACACATAGGGTCCACCGCTCACGGATTCAGTCGACACCAGCGTCGCCGGAAGCAGGGCGACGTCAGCGTTTCACCGCGAGCACGTAACTCGCAAACCCGGTGATATCCCAGAAGTCACCGGCACTGAATTCCCGTCGCAGCACGTACTTGACGGGCACCATGATGGGTAGCAAGAAGATCCGGAGCCAGTCACGACGCGTTCCTGCGCGCGCAATCCGGAAGCCGCTCGTCAGAAGCGTGTTGGCCACCTCGGCCACGCTGTACACCCGAACGTGGGTTTCGTCGTCGCAGAAATTCAACGTACCGGTCATCGACGGCAAATGCAGAGAGCGCACGGAGGGGAACTCGAGGTAGAAGCGGCCCCCTGACTTCATTTTTGACGTGAGCTCACGGATCACTTCAAGGCCGTTCGGCAAATGCTCCACGACGTGCGACATGACGATCACGTCAAAGAAATGATCAGGAATTGGCGCGAGTGATTCGTTCGAAAGATCGATCTCGTAGTACGCCTCCATGGCACCGAAGTCGGCCTCGTCATTGCCGTAGTTTTCGCGGTCAACACCATAGTACTTCCAACCGGGAAGCCACTTGCGTGTGATCGTCGGTGAATGGCTTCCACACCCCACGTCCAGCAGGTTGCCGGCCGGCCCGATGCGCTCCGATGCGAGCAGCTTGAAGCGATACGGTTTCAGCAGGTTCTTCAAAGGGATCTGCGTTCAGCAGAGGATTGTTCTTGCGCGTTCATCTGGATGCAGCCGTGTGTGAATCGGCGAGCCTATCCGCGAACGATCTGCGACACCTCCGGTTTCGACTTCGAACGTGAGGCATCATACGGGGGACCGAATCACGTCGCTGCATTCGTGTGTGACACGTTTCGGGAAATCGATCACGAACTCACGACGACTGCAGATCAACTTCTGGCCACGTCTCCCATCTGCCCCGCGTGAAATCAGGGAAGGAGATCGGCGCGCTTCCGTTGGCAACGGAGACCTCCGTCAGTTCACATACGGCACTGATGGTCGCGGCATCATACACGTTCATGTCAGTGGGCAGTCCGTTGCGCAGGCAGGAGATCAGTCGGTAGTCTTCCAGGAAGTCCATTCCACCGTGTCCCGCACCCTTTGACTCCTCCTCAAGCTGCTGCCATAGCGGGTGATCAAATTCCGATCGATAGTTATCCGCAGGTTCCCATTGGTGCGACGGACTGCGACCTTCGATGTAGACACGATCCGGGTAGCCCTGGAACAGTCCGCGTGTCCCCTGCACCATGTTGATCCGGCTGTACGGCCGCGGCAGATTGGTGTCGTGGCTCAGGAAGATAGTGCGGCCCCGAGCGGTCTTGATCAGGCTCACGTTCACGTCACCGAGCACGAATTTCTCAGACCTCATCGGTGACTCCTCTGGATAATGGTCTTGCGCATAGAGCTGCAATCCTCGGGAAGGGCTACTCATCGAGACGAGGTGGTCAAACCGGTCGCCCCGATTGATGTCCATGCACTGCGCAACGGGACCCAATCCATGCGTGGGATACAGGTTGCCATTGCGGGACCTGGAGTGGTCACGCCGCCAGAGTCCCTCACCTTCCGGTGCGAATTTGATCGCACGGAGGTCATGCAGATATCCGCACTCCGCGTGCAGGACCTCGCCGAGAAGACCCTGCCGAACCATATTGAAGACCATCAATTCCGATCGCCCGTAATTGCAGTTCTCCATCATCACGCAGTGAAGGCGGTGCTTCTCCGCCGCCTCGACAAGCTCCCAGCAGCCCTCGACCGTCGTCGCAGCAGGCACTTCGGTGGCGGCATGCTTGCCGTTCGTCATCGCGGCAATGCAGACCGGGACGTGCCACTTCCACGGGGTGGCGTTGAACACGAGGTCGAGATCCTCCTCCGCGCACATCCGTTCGAAATCTCGCTCACCGCGCGTGTACAGCGTGGGTGCGGCGAATCCCGCATCGACGACCAGCTTCTGTG
The window above is part of the Rhodothermales bacterium genome. Proteins encoded here:
- a CDS encoding class I SAM-dependent methyltransferase; translated protein: MKNLLKPYRFKLLASERIGPAGNLLDVGCGSHSPTITRKWLPGWKYYGVDRENYGNDEADFGAMEAYYEIDLSNESLAPIPDHFFDVIVMSHVVEHLPNGLEVIRELTSKMKSGGRFYLEFPSVRSLHLPSMTGTLNFCDDETHVRVYSVAEVANTLLTSGFRIARAGTRRDWLRIFLLPIMVPVKYVLRREFSAGDFWDITGFASYVLAVKR
- a CDS encoding Gfo/Idh/MocA family oxidoreductase, with translation MDKPDPQIRRESGVTRRDFLKTGAFSVGVGMAAGPLAACKTPGPGRPQVRVLHTPDIGPAPQQLLAAPPMETVRIGFVGVGGQGTSHVRNLLRIAGVEIRAICDIVDDHALHSQKLVVDAGFAAPTLYTRGERDFERMCAEEDLDLVFNATPWKWHVPVCIAAMTNGKHAATEVPAATTVEGCWELVEAAEKHRLHCVMMENCNYGRSELMVFNMVRQGLLGEVLHAECGYLHDLRAIKFAPEGEGLWRRDHSRSRNGNLYPTHGLGPVAQCMDINRGDRFDHLVSMSSPSRGLQLYAQDHYPEESPMRSEKFVLGDVNVSLIKTARGRTIFLSHDTNLPRPYSRINMVQGTRGLFQGYPDRVYIEGRSPSHQWEPADNYRSEFDHPLWQQLEEESKGAGHGGMDFLEDYRLISCLRNGLPTDMNVYDAATISAVCELTEVSVANGSAPISFPDFTRGRWETWPEVDLQSS